The Picrophilus oshimae DSM 9789 genome includes a window with the following:
- a CDS encoding succinate dehydrogenase flavoprotein subunit: MEKMKYDAVIMGAGLAGLMAANEIASAGYSVAVVSKVFPTRSHSSAAEGGIAAYIPGNSDPNDDPDYMSYDEIKGGDYLVDQDAAELLSSKSGEIVRTLDSWGAPFNRQPDGRIALRYFGGQTYPRTRFVGDKTGMALLHTLYERASGFNIDFYNEWYVIDLLKEKKAAGLVALKMRSLEPIYLTAKAIIIASGGLGMIYKHSTNSYINTGDGYGIALRAGVPLKDPEFVQFHPTGLYPSDILISEAARAEGGILRNNKNERFMEKYAPHKFDLAPRDIVSRSMTIEINEGRGFPGGYLGLDLTHLGRDYIIERLSLAYEAAKTFAGVDATEEMIPVRPAQHYFMGGIDVDITGASPLPGLFAAGEAACVSVHGANRLGSNSLLETLVYGRETGKNVVEFLKKEHDIPDLNPEKSLDDAYKYVKRETGEHFGSILNDLRETMWDNVGIFRDEKKLSKAVSDIKSLRKRAESLYVTDKSNNYNTEFFNALELRNMLDVAYVIAESALNRKESRGAHYRTDFPDRNDDSWLKHTISYLSNEDVRIDYKPVKMTRWKPEVRVY, translated from the coding sequence ATGGAAAAGATGAAGTATGACGCAGTTATAATGGGTGCAGGCCTTGCCGGTCTCATGGCCGCAAATGAGATTGCATCCGCCGGCTATAGCGTTGCAGTTGTTTCAAAGGTTTTTCCAACAAGGTCGCATTCATCAGCCGCAGAGGGTGGTATAGCAGCATACATTCCAGGAAACTCTGATCCAAATGACGATCCAGATTACATGAGCTATGATGAGATAAAGGGCGGTGATTATTTAGTAGATCAGGATGCTGCAGAGCTATTATCATCAAAATCTGGAGAAATAGTAAGAACCCTTGATTCCTGGGGTGCACCGTTTAACAGGCAGCCTGACGGCAGGATAGCATTAAGATACTTTGGCGGCCAGACATATCCAAGAACGAGGTTTGTTGGTGATAAAACAGGCATGGCCCTTCTTCATACGCTTTATGAAAGGGCATCTGGTTTTAACATAGATTTCTACAATGAATGGTATGTAATAGATCTATTAAAGGAGAAGAAGGCCGCAGGTCTTGTGGCACTTAAAATGCGCTCACTTGAGCCCATATATCTTACTGCCAAAGCCATAATAATAGCATCAGGCGGTCTTGGTATGATATACAAGCACAGCACAAACAGTTATATAAACACCGGTGATGGCTATGGCATTGCGCTTAGGGCCGGTGTTCCGTTAAAGGATCCTGAGTTTGTTCAGTTCCATCCAACAGGTCTCTATCCATCTGATATATTGATAAGTGAGGCCGCCAGGGCCGAGGGTGGCATACTAAGAAACAATAAAAATGAAAGGTTTATGGAGAAATACGCACCGCATAAGTTTGATCTTGCACCAAGGGACATTGTTTCAAGGTCAATGACCATAGAAATAAACGAGGGCCGTGGATTTCCTGGAGGCTATCTTGGTCTTGATCTAACACATCTTGGCAGGGATTATATAATAGAAAGATTAAGCCTTGCCTATGAGGCTGCAAAGACATTTGCCGGTGTGGATGCAACAGAGGAGATGATTCCTGTAAGGCCGGCCCAGCATTACTTCATGGGCGGCATAGATGTTGATATAACAGGTGCATCACCACTTCCGGGATTATTTGCGGCCGGAGAGGCTGCCTGTGTATCAGTTCATGGTGCCAACCGTCTTGGTTCAAACTCCCTTCTTGAAACGCTGGTTTATGGTAGGGAGACAGGCAAAAATGTTGTGGAATTCCTAAAGAAGGAGCATGACATCCCGGATTTAAATCCTGAAAAATCACTGGATGATGCATATAAATACGTTAAGAGGGAGACAGGCGAGCACTTTGGATCGATACTAAACGATTTAAGGGAAACAATGTGGGACAATGTTGGCATATTCCGTGATGAGAAAAAGCTTTCAAAGGCCGTCTCTGACATAAAATCCTTAAGAAAGCGTGCCGAATCATTATACGTAACAGATAAAAGCAATAACTATAATACCGAATTCTTCAATGCCCTTGAGCTTAGAAACATGCTTGATGTTGCATATGTTATAGCCGAGAGCGCCCTAAACAGAAAGGAATCCCGTGGTGCGCATTACAGAACAGATTTTCCTGACAGAAACGATGATAGCTGGTTAAAGCACACAATATCATATCTATCAAATGAGGATGTTAGGATAGATTACAAGCCGGTCAAGATGACCAGGTGGAAGCCTGAGGTTAGGGTGTATTAA
- a CDS encoding alpha/beta fold hydrolase: MIDDMYTEVHSKKVHYIESGNGKPFLLFHGARFNARTWEETGTIDALSGAGFRAISVDFPGFGKSDRSDQNLPDFINEFIDAMGLEKPIVLGASMGGEAVLGFSVKYENYSGIVLVGAVGVSQYENELNKISGKPFLLIWGKNDMVSSPANYQMLMKYNKDAKFINVGYQHACYLDDNKSFNNEIVNFAKSL; encoded by the coding sequence ATGATCGATGATATGTACACAGAGGTACATTCAAAAAAGGTGCATTACATAGAGTCAGGAAATGGCAAACCCTTCCTGCTTTTTCATGGGGCCAGATTCAATGCCAGAACCTGGGAGGAAACAGGAACAATAGATGCCTTATCAGGCGCAGGCTTCAGGGCAATATCCGTTGATTTTCCAGGTTTTGGGAAGTCCGATAGATCCGATCAAAACCTTCCAGATTTTATAAATGAATTTATAGATGCAATGGGTCTTGAAAAGCCGATCGTGCTTGGTGCATCCATGGGCGGTGAGGCGGTTCTTGGTTTCTCTGTAAAGTATGAAAACTACTCCGGAATTGTCCTTGTTGGTGCTGTCGGAGTTTCACAGTATGAAAATGAGCTAAACAAGATATCAGGGAAGCCATTCCTTCTCATCTGGGGTAAGAACGACATGGTATCATCACCCGCAAATTACCAGATGTTAATGAAGTACAATAAAGATGCGAAGTTTATAAACGTTGGATACCAGCATGCATGCTACCTTGATGATAATAAATCCTTCAACAATGAGATCGTGAATTTTGCAAAATCGTTATAA
- a CDS encoding phospholipase D-like domain-containing protein → MIYREPEDTLSPVIDIIRSSKKRLYMNFYLIDDQRILSEIKELVSRGLDVKIIIDGRPCGDSNAENELENLLKTGAAVKKAPKRFETDSSFDHAKYLFNEKYFMIGTANLTEAAFSRNREYIIIEKTRSIRKNLEKIFDADWNDKMAGDSDSLVVSPGSEDAILSFIENSRKILIESEELGDDEKILNAMIKKGKKLKIILPDTLSETDYRNSLRLRDAGVRIRYMPKNKIYMHAKMMVSKYGFIGSQNFTKASLNNNREVGLIFKSYKYKSLLKRTFKKDWKMAEKRPGGRK, encoded by the coding sequence ATGATTTATAGGGAACCTGAGGATACTCTATCACCAGTTATAGATATAATAAGATCCTCGAAAAAGAGGCTTTACATGAACTTTTATCTAATAGATGACCAAAGGATACTCTCCGAGATAAAAGAGCTTGTTTCCAGGGGCCTTGATGTAAAAATCATCATTGATGGCAGGCCATGCGGTGACAGTAATGCAGAAAACGAGCTTGAAAATCTGTTAAAGACAGGTGCTGCCGTAAAAAAGGCGCCAAAAAGATTTGAAACGGATTCATCCTTTGACCATGCAAAGTATCTATTTAATGAGAAATATTTTATGATAGGCACGGCCAATCTCACGGAGGCTGCTTTTTCAAGAAACCGTGAGTACATAATAATAGAAAAGACCAGGTCAATAAGAAAAAATCTTGAAAAAATCTTCGATGCGGACTGGAATGATAAAATGGCCGGTGATTCTGACTCTCTCGTTGTCTCTCCTGGATCAGAAGATGCAATACTATCTTTTATAGAGAACAGCAGGAAGATACTTATAGAAAGTGAGGAGCTTGGAGACGATGAAAAGATTTTAAACGCAATGATAAAAAAGGGTAAAAAATTAAAAATAATACTGCCTGACACACTTTCAGAAACAGATTACAGAAATTCTTTAAGATTAAGGGATGCCGGTGTCAGGATAAGGTACATGCCAAAAAATAAGATTTACATGCATGCAAAGATGATGGTCTCAAAGTATGGATTCATAGGCTCCCAGAACTTCACAAAGGCCAGTCTAAACAACAACAGGGAGGTCGGTCTCATATTTAAAAGTTATAAATACAAATCGCTATTAAAAAGGACTTTTAAAAAGGACTGGAAAATGGCGGAAAAAAGGCCGGGTGGCAGGAAATGA
- a CDS encoding uracil-DNA glycosylase has translation MINDEIIGCTKCDRLIKYREFVEKHKKYNEEYWSRPITGYGDINGRLLIIGLAPAAHGGNRTGRIFTGDKSSDFLVSSLYSAGITNQPESRSRDDGLIYIDSYITLALKCAPPENKPLKCELKNCSVFLFNEIRSMVNLRAVLVLGRIAFDSYINYLKTENVDTKNIKFKNFAYYDINNIRLYCSYHPSPRNVNTGLLKKDDFVNFLISIRSYINGNI, from the coding sequence ATGATTAATGATGAAATAATAGGATGCACGAAATGCGATAGATTAATAAAATACAGGGAATTTGTTGAAAAACATAAAAAATACAACGAGGAATACTGGTCAAGGCCAATAACCGGATATGGAGACATAAATGGAAGACTGCTTATAATAGGCCTGGCACCGGCGGCGCATGGCGGAAACAGAACCGGCAGGATATTCACGGGCGATAAAAGCTCTGACTTTCTTGTTTCATCGCTTTACTCTGCAGGCATAACAAACCAGCCCGAATCAAGGAGCAGGGACGATGGATTAATCTACATTGATTCTTATATAACACTGGCTCTTAAGTGCGCACCGCCTGAAAATAAACCTTTGAAGTGCGAATTAAAAAACTGCTCAGTTTTTTTATTCAATGAAATAAGATCCATGGTTAATCTAAGGGCCGTTCTTGTACTTGGAAGAATAGCATTTGATTCATATATTAATTATTTAAAGACTGAGAATGTAGATACAAAAAATATAAAGTTCAAAAATTTTGCTTATTATGATATAAACAATATAAGATTATACTGTTCATACCACCCAAGCCCAAGAAATGTGAACACTGGTTTATTAAAAAAAGATGATTTTGTAAATTTTTTGATCTCAATAAGGTCTTATATAAATGGGAACATTTAA
- a CDS encoding 2-oxoacid:ferredoxin oxidoreductase subunit beta: MAHNFRNDITIDWCPGCGDFAILTALTNALGELNLDPTEVVAISGIGCSGKTPHYLNIAGAHTLHGRAIPYAVGVKLSNPKLKVLTIGGDGDLLGIGAGHFVAEGRRNSGIVVIMFDNGVYGLTKGQAAPTLPFGEKTKSLARPNIMGKINPVGLALTSGYTFVARAFSSEIRQLTEIIKKALNHNGSAFIDVLQPCPTYNDVNTLDWYRKRVYKLENDKSWDPVINSDDELEAKFIRSYEKSMEWGDKIPIGIFLENRTIPSYPERLKDIVPQYFENPPALQEVSDADGYTIVDPIATFVDKNIE, from the coding sequence ATGGCTCATAATTTTAGGAATGATATAACAATAGATTGGTGCCCGGGATGTGGCGATTTCGCCATATTAACGGCACTGACAAACGCGCTTGGTGAGTTAAATTTAGATCCAACAGAGGTTGTTGCGATCTCTGGCATAGGCTGCTCTGGAAAAACACCGCATTATTTAAATATTGCAGGTGCACATACACTTCATGGCAGGGCAATACCTTATGCCGTTGGTGTAAAATTATCAAATCCAAAATTAAAGGTGTTGACAATAGGTGGTGATGGCGATCTTCTTGGCATAGGTGCAGGTCACTTTGTTGCCGAGGGCAGGAGGAATTCCGGCATCGTTGTAATAATGTTTGACAATGGTGTCTATGGATTAACAAAGGGTCAGGCAGCGCCGACACTGCCGTTCGGTGAGAAAACAAAGAGCCTTGCAAGACCAAACATTATGGGAAAGATAAATCCTGTTGGCCTTGCACTTACCAGCGGGTACACTTTTGTTGCCAGGGCATTTTCATCAGAGATAAGACAGCTAACTGAAATAATTAAAAAGGCATTAAATCACAATGGCTCGGCATTTATAGATGTGCTGCAGCCATGCCCTACATACAATGATGTAAACACACTTGACTGGTACAGGAAGCGTGTTTACAAGCTTGAAAATGACAAATCCTGGGACCCTGTAATTAACAGCGATGATGAGCTTGAAGCAAAGTTCATAAGGTCATATGAGAAATCCATGGAATGGGGAGACAAAATACCAATAGGTATATTCCTTGAGAACAGAACAATTCCATCGTACCCTGAAAGATTAAAGGATATAGTTCCACAGTACTTTGAGAATCCACCGGCACTTCAGGAGGTCTCCGATGCTGATGGTTATACAATAGTTGATCCAATTGCAACCTTTGTTGATAAAAATATAGAATAA
- the cobJ gene encoding precorrin-3B C(17)-methyltransferase translates to MTGKLYIIGIGPGSIENMTLRALNAIKDSDVVVGYSYYINLIKDLLREKYVISNDVSSEIERAERAIELSMEKKVSLVSSGDSGIYGMAGIVLEILSSRNIDLNIEVIPGVSALNAAASLVGAPLMNDFAVVSLSDIITPGETIIKRIEYALLGDFALAVYNPRSRRRKELILKLHDLLIKYRKPETPVAVIRNAYRENESITITNIKNFLSYNIDMFTIILIGNSNSYTFKNFIITPRIYVKKIN, encoded by the coding sequence ATGACAGGGAAATTGTACATCATCGGGATAGGGCCAGGCAGCATCGAAAATATGACTTTAAGGGCATTGAATGCAATAAAGGACTCGGACGTTGTCGTTGGTTATTCATATTATATTAATCTTATAAAGGATCTTTTAAGGGAGAAATATGTTATATCAAACGACGTTTCCAGTGAGATTGAAAGGGCGGAGAGGGCCATTGAACTCTCAATGGAGAAAAAGGTTTCGCTTGTATCAAGTGGTGATTCCGGAATATACGGCATGGCCGGCATTGTGCTTGAAATACTATCCTCAAGGAACATTGATTTAAATATTGAGGTCATACCAGGGGTATCTGCTTTAAACGCTGCAGCATCCTTGGTTGGTGCACCTTTGATGAATGATTTTGCTGTTGTAAGCCTCAGTGATATAATAACCCCTGGAGAGACAATAATAAAAAGAATAGAATATGCATTACTCGGCGATTTTGCCCTTGCAGTATACAATCCAAGGAGTCGTAGAAGAAAGGAGCTTATATTAAAGCTGCACGATCTTTTAATAAAATATAGAAAGCCTGAAACGCCTGTTGCTGTAATTAGAAATGCCTACAGGGAAAATGAATCCATTACAATCACTAATATAAAAAACTTTTTATCATACAATATAGATATGTTCACAATAATTCTAATAGGCAACTCAAATTCATATACATTCAAAAATTTCATCATAACGCCGAGGATATATGTCAAAAAAATAAATTAG
- a CDS encoding SDR family oxidoreductase, with protein MRNVLIAGTGYLGESIAYDFLRHGFHVTVNSRNEKKLDDIKNRLSAYGSIDHIAMELKDMESCKNLMDEMHKRHGSIFGLIVSVGGYVEDSIEDPTGLDVMINNHLKIPVYLASAALKYMEHGSSIMFISNSTADRKSNLRTFSYTISKYALNKAVKIAAVNLINKGIRVNAVAPDYIIESFEPNRDYHAMHKYGKPETPVEDISRVVYDIMAENDWINGEIIAVDGGHSLL; from the coding sequence ATGAGGAATGTTCTAATAGCAGGTACTGGTTATCTTGGTGAATCCATAGCATACGATTTCCTGCGCCATGGCTTTCATGTAACAGTAAACTCAAGAAACGAAAAAAAGCTGGATGATATAAAAAATAGATTATCAGCCTACGGTTCAATAGACCACATAGCAATGGAATTAAAAGATATGGAAAGCTGCAAGAATTTAATGGATGAAATGCATAAAAGGCATGGAAGCATCTTTGGATTAATAGTTTCTGTTGGCGGTTACGTTGAGGATAGCATAGAAGATCCAACAGGTCTTGACGTTATGATAAACAATCATTTGAAGATACCTGTCTACCTTGCATCTGCTGCATTAAAATACATGGAACACGGCTCATCAATAATGTTTATATCAAACTCAACCGCTGATCGCAAGAGTAATTTAAGGACGTTTTCTTACACAATATCAAAGTATGCCCTTAATAAGGCTGTAAAGATTGCTGCTGTTAACCTTATAAACAAGGGCATAAGGGTAAATGCAGTTGCGCCTGATTACATAATAGAAAGCTTTGAACCTAACAGGGACTATCATGCTATGCATAAGTACGGAAAACCGGAAACGCCGGTTGAGGATATTTCAAGGGTTGTTTATGACATCATGGCTGAAAATGACTGGATCAATGGAGAGATCATAGCCGTGGATGGCGGCCACAGCCTGCTTTAG
- a CDS encoding succinate dehydrogenase/fumarate reductase iron-sulfur subunit yields MKMVEEKEITVKIRKYSKANGESWQSYKVKVDRYTQMTEVLRRIKTEQDPSLSYRAACHMAVCGSCSMIINGEPRLACKTLALDIADEKNEVTLQPMGYFETERDLIPDIDEFYDRMHRVKPRLYADDEVLKGDFEPRMTPEDQKEVWKFAQCIWCGLCVSACPSVRIDENFLGPAAHAKGYRFLADSRDTIRDERINILMDSAWRCTSCYMCYEVCPRDIEPVIAIKKTKAYVNDFKKDTPVTVMAKKHDDAVSESIAETGKIKESSLYLKTFGITEAMRDMKYMFEEGKLKYAFSKDNNVKRIDEIKKIMEE; encoded by the coding sequence ATTAAAATGGTTGAGGAAAAAGAAATAACAGTAAAAATAAGAAAGTATTCAAAGGCTAATGGTGAATCCTGGCAGTCATATAAGGTCAAGGTTGATAGATACACACAGATGACCGAGGTTTTAAGAAGAATAAAGACAGAGCAGGATCCATCATTATCATACCGTGCTGCATGCCATATGGCCGTCTGCGGAAGCTGCAGCATGATAATAAATGGTGAGCCCAGGCTGGCATGCAAGACGCTTGCACTGGATATAGCAGATGAAAAAAATGAGGTTACATTGCAGCCAATGGGCTATTTCGAAACCGAGCGTGATTTAATACCGGATATAGATGAGTTCTATGACAGAATGCACAGGGTAAAGCCAAGACTGTACGCTGATGACGAGGTTTTGAAGGGCGACTTCGAGCCAAGGATGACTCCAGAGGATCAAAAAGAGGTCTGGAAGTTTGCACAGTGTATATGGTGCGGCCTCTGCGTTTCCGCATGCCCATCTGTTCGCATAGATGAAAACTTCCTGGGCCCTGCCGCACATGCCAAGGGATACAGATTCCTGGCAGATTCCAGGGATACAATAAGGGATGAAAGAATAAATATACTAATGGACAGTGCATGGCGCTGTACATCATGCTACATGTGCTATGAGGTCTGCCCAAGGGATATCGAGCCTGTTATAGCAATAAAGAAGACAAAGGCCTATGTTAATGATTTTAAAAAGGACACACCTGTTACTGTAATGGCAAAGAAGCATGATGATGCTGTAAGTGAGTCAATAGCCGAAACAGGAAAAATAAAGGAATCATCACTTTATCTTAAAACGTTTGGTATAACCGAGGCAATGAGGGATATGAAATACATGTTTGAGGAGGGAAAATTAAAGTACGCATTTTCAAAAGATAATAATGTGAAACGTATTGATGAAATAAAGAAGATTATGGAGGAATAA
- a CDS encoding CoB--CoM heterodisulfide reductase iron-sulfur subunit B family protein, with product MKVAYYPGCASHGIAKDIDIATQLIAKDLDLELMEVDDWNCCGGGFMDDRSEEIHTALNLRNLNNVKKMGLEKMATPCSVCLNSHRIALDKYNNDTVLREKVDERLERANIDYEGGVSAEHFIWVLIRDVGIDNIKKHVKRPLKGIKVGTYYGCQLLRPYRVMGFESPFSPHSVMDLVAATGAEPVAFQMATACCGFPLMGSNPDAGLKLANNVLSSAKNNGAEILVHPCSLCHLQLDVTQLKIKDHFNQDWTLPAIYISQLIGLSFGYTPDELGLGKLAKKYLAERGIS from the coding sequence ATGAAGGTTGCTTACTATCCAGGATGTGCATCACACGGTATAGCAAAGGATATAGATATAGCAACGCAGCTCATAGCGAAGGATCTTGATCTTGAACTGATGGAGGTTGATGACTGGAACTGCTGTGGCGGCGGTTTCATGGATGATCGCAGTGAGGAGATACACACAGCATTAAATCTGAGAAATCTCAACAATGTAAAGAAGATGGGCCTTGAAAAGATGGCAACACCATGCAGTGTCTGCCTAAACAGCCATAGAATAGCACTTGACAAGTATAACAATGATACTGTTTTAAGGGAAAAGGTAGACGAAAGGCTTGAGCGTGCAAATATAGATTACGAGGGTGGCGTTTCAGCGGAGCATTTCATATGGGTTTTAATAAGGGATGTCGGCATAGATAATATAAAAAAGCATGTAAAAAGACCATTAAAGGGCATAAAGGTTGGAACATACTATGGCTGCCAGCTTCTAAGGCCATACAGGGTCATGGGCTTTGAATCACCGTTCAGCCCGCATAGTGTCATGGATCTCGTTGCGGCAACAGGCGCAGAGCCGGTTGCATTCCAGATGGCCACTGCATGCTGTGGTTTTCCATTAATGGGCAGCAATCCCGATGCCGGACTCAAGCTTGCAAACAACGTTTTGAGCTCTGCAAAAAACAACGGTGCAGAGATTCTTGTACATCCGTGCTCATTGTGCCATCTGCAGCTCGATGTAACACAGCTAAAAATAAAAGATCACTTCAACCAGGACTGGACACTGCCAGCAATATACATATCACAATTAATAGGTCTTTCCTTTGGATACACACCTGACGAGCTTGGCCTTGGCAAACTGGCAAAGAAATACCTTGCGGAGCGTGGTATCTCATGA
- the mdh gene encoding malate dehydrogenase — protein sequence MARSKISVIGAGAVGATVAQTLAIRQTGDIYIFDIVDGLAEGKALDILEGAPHWGYDLDIKGFCTADESKYAEMKGSDVIVVTAGLARKPGMSRDDLLLKNIGIMKSVGEAIKKYSPESKIVVVTNPADIMAYAIYKASGISPERIIGLGGSLDSTRFRTFLAQELNVSFEDVNAFVIGGHGDDMVPFIRYSNVSGIPIEDLLPREKIDEIVKRTRFGGGEIVNLYKTGSAFYAPGISIAVMVESIVNDRKRVIPCAAYITGEHSKTYLVNNLFIGVPIKIGKNGVEKIYDLKFNEDELEAWKKSVESVKKNSAIADDYFAKNQ from the coding sequence ATGGCAAGAAGCAAAATCTCAGTTATAGGTGCAGGCGCTGTTGGTGCTACTGTTGCACAGACGCTTGCTATCAGGCAGACAGGTGATATATACATTTTCGATATTGTTGATGGCCTTGCAGAGGGCAAGGCACTTGATATCCTTGAAGGTGCACCCCATTGGGGCTATGATCTTGATATAAAGGGATTCTGCACTGCAGATGAATCAAAGTATGCTGAGATGAAGGGCTCAGACGTCATAGTTGTTACGGCAGGCCTTGCAAGAAAGCCCGGAATGAGCAGGGATGACCTGCTTTTAAAGAACATAGGCATAATGAAATCTGTGGGCGAGGCCATAAAAAAATACTCACCGGAATCAAAGATCGTTGTTGTAACAAACCCTGCTGATATCATGGCATATGCAATATACAAGGCATCAGGAATAAGCCCTGAAAGAATAATTGGCCTTGGTGGCTCACTGGACAGCACAAGGTTCAGAACATTCCTTGCACAGGAGCTAAACGTATCGTTTGAGGATGTAAATGCATTCGTTATAGGCGGCCATGGGGACGACATGGTACCATTTATAAGATATTCAAATGTCTCTGGAATACCAATAGAGGATCTTTTGCCAAGGGAAAAAATAGATGAGATAGTAAAAAGGACAAGATTCGGCGGCGGTGAGATTGTCAACCTTTACAAGACCGGATCCGCATTCTATGCACCGGGCATATCAATAGCGGTAATGGTTGAATCAATAGTAAATGACCGCAAGCGCGTGATACCGTGCGCGGCTTACATAACAGGCGAGCATTCAAAGACATATCTGGTAAATAATCTCTTCATAGGCGTTCCAATTAAGATTGGCAAAAATGGTGTTGAAAAGATATACGATCTAAAATTCAATGAAGATGAGCTCGAGGCATGGAAGAAAAGCGTTGAATCTGTTAAAAAGAACAGTGCAATAGCCGATGATTATTTTGCAAAAAATCAATAA
- a CDS encoding succinate dehydrogenase encodes MKIDEAELGEEKPVSERPGGKPFAREIDYRVGDLFWGKIHIRNSGKMYMLVTSKIPFNWKPLVKDLKLKGKIVDSAGGFLWVQEDEKYINDDVKFLKDYLEKMKNSKKE; translated from the coding sequence ATGAAAATAGATGAAGCAGAGCTTGGTGAGGAGAAGCCTGTATCTGAAAGACCGGGCGGGAAGCCATTTGCAAGGGAAATAGATTACCGCGTTGGTGACCTCTTCTGGGGAAAGATACATATAAGAAACAGCGGTAAAATGTACATGCTCGTCACATCCAAGATACCATTTAACTGGAAGCCGCTGGTCAAGGACTTAAAATTAAAGGGAAAGATTGTTGATTCCGCAGGTGGCTTTCTCTGGGTTCAGGAAGATGAAAAATATATAAATGACGATGTAAAATTTTTAAAGGATTATTTAGAAAAGATGAAAAATAGTAAAAAGGAATAA